The following are encoded together in the Equus quagga isolate Etosha38 chromosome 1, UCLA_HA_Equagga_1.0, whole genome shotgun sequence genome:
- the LOC124244769 gene encoding calicin-like has product MELEFTEKNYDSFLLQKLNEQRKRKEYWDVALTVDNHVFFAHRNVLAAISPAVKSLISRNDVKSTNELFITLDPNYLSPATVDQLLDYFYSGKVVISEQNVEELLRGAQYFNTPRLRNHCNDVLIKSIRHANCLRYLILAEMFGLKEVSDLAYSGIRDNFHYWASPEGSMPGDFMCCPPVIFGRLLQDENLHVLNEDQALSALLHWVYFRKDEREKYFKKFFYYINLNAVSNKTLMFASNKLMDMENSSGHTSLIESVLVERQQDRPSSLLSYQRKGALLDSVVILGGQKAQGQFNDGVFAYVIQENLWLKLSEMPYRAAALSATSTGRYIYISGGTTDRISGLKMSWRYDMDDNSWTKLPDLPLGLVFHTMVTCRGTVYSVGGSIAPRQYVSNIYCYDEWKEVWSLAGKMSIPMDGTAVITRGDQNLYIVTGRCLVKGYISRVGVVDCFDTNTGEVVQSITFPIEFNHRPLLSFNQDNILCMHSHRQSMEINLQKTKANKMSTLLPLLPNSCPLDVSHAICSIGDGRVFVCGGVTTATDVQKRDYTINPNAYLLDPKTGEWKTLAPPPEALDCPTCCLAKLPCKILQRN; this is encoded by the coding sequence ATGGAATTGGAATTCACCGAGAAAAACTACGACAGCTTCCTGCTGCAGAAGCTCAATGAACAGAGGAAACGCAAAGAGTACTGGGACGTGGCCCTGACTGTGGACAACCATGTCTTCTTTGCACATCGCAACGTGCTGGCTGCTATCTCTCCAGCAGTGAAAAGCCTCATCTCCAGAAATGATGTGAAGAGCACCAATGAGCTCTTTATCACCCTTGATCCCAACTACCTGAGTCCGGCCACGGTGGACCAGCTCCTGGACTACTTCTACAGCGGCAAGGTGGTGATCTCAGAGCAGAACGTGGAGGAGCTCCTTCGTGGGGCCCAGTATTTCAACACACCACGCCTTCGAAACCACTGTAATGATGTTCTGATTAAGTCCATCCGCCATGCCAACTGCCTGCGTTACCTCATCTTGGCCGAGATGTTTGGGCTCAAAGAGGTATCAGACTTGGCGTACTCTGGCATCCGCGACAACTTCCACTACTGGGCCAGTCCTGAGGGCTCCATGCCTGGTGACTTCATGTGCTGTCCACCTGTCATCTTTGGCCGTCTGCTTCAAGATGAAAACTTGCATGTGCTCAATGAGGACCAGGCTCTCAGTGCACTCCTACATTGGGTGTACTTCCGGAAGGATGAGCGGGAGAAGTATTTCAAGAAGTTCTTCTATTACATCAATCTCAATGCCGTCTCCAACAAGACACTGATGTTTGCCAGCAACAAGTTGATGGACATGGAGAACAGCTCAGGCCACACATCCCTGATTGAGAGTGTCCTTGTGGAACGACAGCAGGACAGGCCATCCAGCCTGCTGAGCTACCAGCGGAAAGGGGCCCTGCTTGATTCGGTGGTCATCCTTGGTGGCCAAAAGGCCCAGGGCCAGTTCAACGATGGAGTGTTTGCCTATGTCATCCAGGAGAACCTGTGGTTGAAGCTCTCAGAGATGCCCTATCGAGCAGCAGCACTTAGTGCCACCTCTACTGGTCGCTACATCTACATCTCTGGTGGCACCACAGACCGGATTTCAGGGCTGAAGATGTCTTGGCGGTATGACATGGATGATAATTCCTGGACCAAGTTGCCTGACCTGCCACTTGGTCTTGTCTTCCACACCATGGTGACCTGTAGGGGGACAGTGTACTCAGTGGGTGGGAGCATTGCCCCAAGGCAGTATGTCTCTAACATCTATTGTTATGATGAATGGAAAGAGGTCTGGTCCCTGGCAGGGAAGATGAGCATCCCTATGGATGGCACAGCCGTGATCACCAGGGGTGACCAGAACCTGTACATTGTCACTGGGCGGTGCTTGGTGAAGGGCTATATCTCCCGAGTTGGAGTGGTGGACTGCTTTGACACCAACACTGGGGAGGTTGTCCAGAGTATCACCTTCCCCATCGAGTTCAACCACCGGCCCCTGCTCTCTTTCAATCAGGACAACATCCTCTGCATGCACAGCCACCGGCAGAGCATGGAAATCAACCTGCAGAAGACAAAGGCCAACAAGATGAGCACGTTACTTCCTCTCTTGCCCAACAGCTGCCCCCTGGATGTGTCCCATGCTATATGCTCCATCGGAGATGGCAGGGTGTTTGTATGTGGGGGTGTCACCACAGCCACTGATGTTCAGAAAAGGGACTACACCATCAATCCAAACGCCTACTTGCTGGACCCAAAGACAGGCGAGTGGAAGACCCTGGCCCCCCCACCAGAAGCACTGGACTGTCCCACTTGCTGCCTAGCCAAGCTACCTTGCAAGATTCTTCAAAGGAATTAA